The Methanobacteriaceae archaeon genomic interval TTTATATGTTTAATTTTGATTTATATTTTATGATTTATGATTAAATCCAAACAAATGGTTAATTTTTAAATATAATATAAATTAAGTCTTCATTTGATTAATTTATGCAAGACTAAGGAAAGATTAGGGTGTAAATGTGGAATAAATACTTTTAATATATTCCCTTAATTTAAGTTAGAAGTTAAAAAAATATATGGTTTATTTGAAAATTAAATAATCATTAAAGATTATTTAAAGTTTATTTGTAATTATCTAAGAAATTTAACATCAATAAAAAAAAAGCGATAGAATAATAAATTTTAAGAGTATTAGGACTTAATATATAATCTATAACGCTAGAGAAATGATGGAATGAATTATTATGAGAACAATTTTAAAAGTATTTTTACTGTTAATGCTAGTGGTGGCTAGTGGGGCCACGGCCTTATTTTATGGATTAAATCAAACTACAGAGTTTAATGGAAGTTACAAAATACTGCTATTAGCTGTTGATACCACAGAAAACCAGGGAACAGAAGGTCTGGGGGCCTGTGATATGGCCTATGTCCTTAATATAGTAAATGGTAGTGTAAAAGATATAACTCCTATTTACCCCGGTGGAATGACTAGTCCTACTTACACTGAACCCTCGCAATTAGGTTCTGGTATGTTGTTGCTTCACGATTCCTTGTATGGCGTAAATACCACCTTCGGTGCAGAAAGGGCTCAGGAAATAGTGGAATATAATAAAGGAATTAAAACCAATGCCGTGGTTATGATAACACCCGATGCAGTAGATGCGCTTTTAACCGCCGTAGGACCTATAGAAGTAAATGGTGCCCCAATGAGTGTTAATGATTCGCTGGGTTATATTAGAGATATGACTGAAACTGACTCCAGTACTCAAAATAGAGGTAATGCTACATCGGCACTGATGGAACCAGTTCTAAAAGCTGCTAAAAGTAATCCTGCTACTTATATTAGCCTGGCCAAAGTTGCAATTGAACAATATAATAAAGGAAATATTCGAGTAGTACCCGCTAGCTTAATTACAAAATTTACAGTTTCCATGGGACTTAATTCATTGCTAGGGAGGTAGTTAAAGAAGTAAAATCATTTTATTTTTTTTTATAAAATTATAATTAGAATCATTAAAATAAATTTTATGTAAAAAAATAAACTGAAAATAAAAATCAGAAATAATTATAAAAATAAAACCCCTAAAAAAAATATTAAAAAATCAGAAATAATTATAAAAATAAAACCCTAAAAAAAATATTAAAAAATCAGAAATAATTATAAAAATAAAAAAAAGAATTCAGATTAATGAGTAATTTGAATTCTTTCTAATTCTTCTTTTTTAAATAGACTTAAACTCCAGCCCCGCCAGTAATAGAACCGGTGTTCATTTCCAGCATTAAAGGTTTAGGTAGTTCAATGTCAATAGTTTCTCGAATAACATCTTCTACCGTTTCCACAAGTATGAACTCGATTTCTGCTTTAACATCATCCGGTACATCATCCAAGTCTTTTTTATTGTCAATTGGTAGAATTATCCGGTTAATTCCAGCACGATGGGCAGCCAAAACCTTTTCTTTAATTCCACCCACTGGTAAGACTGCGCCTCTTAAAGAGATCTCACCAGTCATGGCCAGCTTCGGATCAACCTCATGGTTGGTCACTAAAGAAGCTATAGTGGTCAACAAAGCTACACCTGCAGAAGGACCATCTTTAGGAATGGCACCAGATGGAACGTGGATGTGAAGATCCTTTTTATCGAATTCAACCGCCTTCAAATTAATGGCCAGACGGGAACGGATTAAACTCTGGGAAATCTTTGCAGATTCCTTCATTACATCACCTAATTGACCCGTGAGAGTTAATTTACCTTTACCTGGCATGAATGCCCCTTCAATGAAGAGAATATCCCCACCAACCGGAGTCCAGGCCAGGCCAGTGACTACTCCTGGAGGATTAATTTTACCAGCTTGATGATACTGAGTCAATTCATGACCTAAAACATCATATAGCATGTCTTCCGTAACCACATAGGGTAATTCATCCTTACCTGAAACTACTTTTTCAGAGGCGACACGGGCCACTGCAGATAACTGACGTTTAAGGCCTCTTACACCTGCTTCACGAGTATATTTCTCGATTATGGTTTTTAATGCCTCATCTGTAATTTGGAGTTGATTCTCATCTAAACCGTGTTCTTCTAAGACTTCAGCCATAACATGGTTTTTACCTATATGGTACTTCTCATGGCTGGTGTAACTGCCAATTTCTATGATTTCCATCCGGTCACGTAGTGGCCCGGGGATATCTCTTAAGGAGTTAGCCGTGGCTATAAAGAATACATCAGATAGGTCATAAGGCACTTCTAAGTAGTGGTCAGAGAAGGTATTATTCTGTTCAGGGTCCAGAACTTCTAAAAGGGCGCTGGCCGGGTCTCCGCTGTAGGAGGGCATTAGTTTGTCAACCTCGTCCAGAATGAAGACTGGGTTCCGCTCGCCGGCACGTTTCATTCCTTGAACAATTCTACCTGGCAATGCACCAAGATAGGTTCTTCGGTGACCTCTGATTTCAGATTCATCTTTAACTCCACCCAGACTGATTCGGACATACTTCCGCTCCAGTGCTTCAGCTATACTTTTACCTAAACTTGTTTTTCCAGTTCCTGGAGGTCCAACTAAAAGTAATATGGATCCTTGTTTGTTCTGTTTCAGTTTCATGACCGTTAAATGCTGAATTATACGATCTTTAACTTTATCTAAGCCATAGTGTTGATCATCAAGTATCTTTCGAGCTGCTTCAATGTCTATTTCTTTTATTTCAGTATCTCCCCATGGAAGAGCAACCAGTAAGTCTAAATAGTTACGGATAACATTTTCCTCAGAGCTGTGTGGGCCTTGTCTTTCCAGTTTGGCCACTTCTTCTAAGGCAACCTCTTTGACCTCTTCCGGCATATTAGCTGCTTCAATTTGTTCACGGTAATCTTTTTTATTTCCTTCGCCATTTGAATCGTTTAATTCATCCTGAATAGCTTTGAGCTGCTCTTTTAGCATTACTTCCCGGTGTTTTTTATTCATCTCATCATTTACTCGAGATGCCATTTCCATTTGATATTTTAAAGATTCCTTTTGTTCAATCAAGATATCAAGGAATTTTAGACTCTTCTCTTTTAGAGATCGTATTTCCAGTAAGTCCTGTTTTTGTGGAAGAGACAGATGTAGGTAAGGAAATACATAGGCCAGTGCCTGGTTGAGATCATTTAGCTTAGAAATTTTCTCAACATAGGCCTGAGATCCTTTGAAATTTTCACTTATCTCAGATACAATGTATCTAATGTGTTTGAGGGTTTCTTTCTTGTTTTCTTCATCTAAATCATCTATATCTGGACTTAAATGATATGTGGCCCGGTAATTCCTTCCCTCAGACATCATTTCATCAATTTCAACTCTTTCAATTATTTCAACTTTCAAATGATAGAAATCTCTCATTTCTTTAGCATTTAAGATTTTAACTAAAGTACCAGTCCTATAAAAGTCAGATTCAGAATATACGCTTCTATTAATTCCTTCTTTGACTGCTAAAGCTATTCCATAAAAATCGTCTTTGGAGACCCGATTATAAATTTCACTCCCAATTTGTTTTCCAATTTTTAAATTCATATCAGTTTCATGTAATAAGACCATGTCGGGTATAACGAGTACAGATAATTCATCTTTTAAGTTTAGTTCTCTCATAGTATCCCTCAGTTAGTATAAGTAAATGTTAATTGCCATTATTTAACGGCTTGTAATTTTAAATGGCTTAAAATATTGCCATATTTAATTCATAATTTTAATAATTCCACAAATTTGCCACCAGGTGGAATTTATTTGTTCCTCTTTTTTTCTAAACAGTCACACTTGGTTAAAACACATCCAAAAAGGAAATCTACCTTTATTTTGTGTTTTATCAGTGCTTCCTGGTTAAATGTGTAATAAATTTGATTGCCTTGTTTTTCAGCATTAAGGATTTTAGCAGTTTTAAGCACTTTTAGATGCTGCGATGCTGCAGGTTGGGTTAAGCCCATCATCCGGGCCATTTCAGACACATTGACTGCTTCTATCTCCCCTGAAGCCAGGGAATAAATCAATAAAAGCCGGTTAATGTTACCCAGTGCTTTAAAAAGTTCTTCTAATTCTTCTGAAATATCACAAGTATATTCAGAATTTATCCTCAGCATGAATCATAAGTATATAAGTATATGCTTATATAGTTTTCGCTTTTAGATACATTTTGTAATTAAAATAGAAAAATTATTTTAAATAATAGTAAAAAAGTATTAAAAATGATAAAAGTAATTTTAATTAAAATAGGCCAATTTCAATCAATTAGTATACACCTTAGGACATATTTACACCAATCTTTAATAAAAGTGAATAATGAAGTAAATTTCTAACCTTAAATGATTATAAAATCTTAAAAATAGTAGATATTAAAAAATTTTAATTGAATTATGAAATTTAACAAGAAATTATTTAATGAAGTTAAAAATTGAAAAATTATAAAATCACTAAAAATTATCAAGGCCAAAATTATAAAACTAAATGAATTAATAAAAATACAAAATTCAAGAGATATCACATTAATGAAAAATAAAAAAATATTAATGAAAAAAATATTTTATATATATTTCTAAATCCGAAACTAAACCTCACAGAAATAAAAAATTAATCCTAAAATCCGAAAAATATACTATTTAAAAAAACAAATTGGTTATAGTATGATATTAGTTGTAGGTGGAGCAGGTTACATAGGCTCCCATGTAAATAAAGTGCTTCATGAAAATGGAGAAGAGACTCTGGTACTGGATAATCTTAGCTATGGCCATGAAGAGTTTGTTAAATGGGGAAAATTTGTGAAAGGTGACTTATCCAATACAGAACTCCTAACAAATATATTTGAAAAATATACAATTGATGCGGTGATGCACTTTGCAGCATTTACCTATGTAGGAGAATCTGTAGAAGACCCCCAAAAATATTATGTTAATAATCTTAAAAATACCCTCGACCTTTTGGATGTAATGAAGGAGTTTAATGTAAATAAATTTATATTTTCATCAACCTGTGCCGTTTATGGTGAGCCTCAAAAACTACCACTAAGTGAGGACCATCCCTTAAATCCTATGAGCCCCTATGGAAATTCGAAATTAATGGTTGAAAAAATCCTGGAAGATTATTCAAAGGCCTATGATTTGAATTATGTTTCTTTAAGATATTTCAATGCAGCAGGAGCTGACCCCTCATCAGAAATAGGAGAATGGCACAATCCTGAAACTCATTTAATACCATTAGTACTGGATGCTGCTTCAGGAAGAAGAGAATCTGTGAGCATTTATGGAACAGATTATCCTACTCCAGATGGAACTTGTATTAGAGATTATATTCATGTTCTTGATCTGGCCCAGGCCCATTATAAAGCACTAAAATACTTGAATGAAAAAAATAAAAGTCAAGTATTTAATTTAGGTAATGGAAATGGTTTTTCAGTTAAAGAAGTAATTCAAGCTTGTCAGGAAGTAACTGGAAATCAAATTAAAGTTATAGAAGATGAACTTCGGCCTGGAGATCCTCCTATTTTAGTGGGAAGTTCCAAAAAAGCATATGAAGTACTAGGCTGGAATCCTCAATGGACAGATCTCCATGATATTATATCCACCGCATGGGACTGGTACCAAAAGTTATATATTAACAATGACAATCTTTAACTTTAATAAAAATAGAATTTAAAAAAAAAACTTTTTTGATGATTATTTAATTAAAACAATTTAATTATATTATTATTATTTATTAAACTGGTGGATAACTTGGCAAGGCGAAAAGCACAAAGGGAACTGGAAAAAGGAATTGGCCTTAAAGATAAAGGTGAATTCTTTGATGCCCTTCAGCACATGCAAAATGCACTGGAAATATTTTCTGATGCAGGAAATGCTGAGAAAACTGCAGACACCTTGTTAGAAATGGGTAAAACCTATTGTCAAATGGGTGAAAATGATTTTGCCCAAGAAAGTTACTATAATTCATTAGAACTTTATAAAGACACTGAAGATCTTATTGGTGAGGGTTATGCTTATGTAGGTATGGCTGAAATTCAAGAAAAAAGAAATAGGTATGATGAAGCCCGTAATACATATCACAAGGCCATAAAGAAATTTAAAAAAGCTGGTGACAGTGAAAAAGAAGCTAAGGTTATTTCACACTTAGCCAGTACTCTTGAAGCTCAAGGTGCCTACCATGACGCCATCTATGAACACGAACGTTCATTAGAAATTAATAAAAAAGAAAAAGATCTTGCAAGCGAACTATACAACTATGGACGTATCTTAAAGCTTAAAAATAAAATAAAAGCAAATAGGCCTACAAGCTCTGAATTTTTAATTTTAATAGGATATCTAGGACTTTTAATTCTGGGAGAATTATTTACAACATATTTTGACATGAAAATCGGATTGCTAATTCACTTTTCAGTATTAGCTGCTCTGCTAGTTCAATCATCTTTAACACCATCTTATACCTATGCTACTCTTCTTAGATCAATGATGGTACTGCCCATAATACGTATTATTGGGCTTACCATGCCCCTAATGAACATACCTACTCTTTACCTATTTCCTATAATTGCTATACCTTTATTTGCATCTTCCATTGCCTTGATGAAAATTCAAGGTATAAATAGAAAAAGAGTAGGACTAATAGGAGGTAATCTAAAAGTTCAACTTATAATTGCATTAACCGGCCCATTTTTAGGGTTTATTGAATACAACATACTACATCCCTTACCTTTAATCCATACTTTTGATGTCACCAATCTATTATTTGGTGTTATAATTCTTACCATATCCACTGGTCTGGCCGAAGAGCTATTATTCAGAGGGATAGTACAAAAAAATGCCGAAGATGTGTTAGGAATGGCCTTAGGATTATTATATACTGCATTACTATTTACCAGTCTCCACATTGGCTGGAACTCCCTTACGGATTTGATATTTGTATTCTGTGTAGCGATATTCTATGGTTATTCATTCCAAAAAACCAGAAGCATTCTGGGGATTACCATTTCTCACGGACTTTCTAATTCAGTCTTATTCTTAGTAATGCCATTTTTAATATTCTAAAATAAATATTTTAAATATTTAATACTAATAAGAATTTAGAATAAAGTATAGAAAAATAATAAAAAAAGATTCTAAAAACTATTATTCTGGAAAAAAATTTATTATATTTATTATAAAATAAAAAAAATAATTGAAAAATAAAAAATTATTTACTTTTGTAGATTAATTACAACCCAATAAATCATTTAAATATTCAGTTAATTCTTTTTTTGCTTCTGGTTGTTCAAAAGCGAATTCTAAAGATGTTTTCAGCCATTCAACTTTATTACCAATATCATAAGTCTTTCCCTGAAAAACATAGCCATAAATATCATCCAGAAGTCTCATAGCATCGGTTAATTGAATTTCCCCTCCAAAACCAGGAGGTACATCATCAATGTGATCAAATATCTTGCTATCAAGCACATATCTACCCATGATGGCTAGATTAGAAGGTGCTTCATCTACAGCTGGTTTTTCAACCATGTCTTCAATCAAGTAAAGATTTTCATCCTTTTCCTGACCCTTAATAATTCCATATCGTTCTACTTTATCTACAGGAACTTCTTCTACGGCAATGGCTGACGAACCATATTTTTCATAGACATCCATGAGTTGTTTAGTGCACGGAACCTCAGATCGAGTTATGGTATCCCCTAATAAAACAGCAAAAGGCTCTCCATCTATATGCTTACGAGCACAATAAATAGCATCTCCTAAACCTTTCTGTTCTTTTTGGCGGACATAGTAAATATCAGCTAACTCAGAGATAGCTTCAACTTCCCTCAAGTACTCATCTTTATCATTTTCTTTTAAAATATATTCAAGTTCAAATGAGCGGTCAAAATGATCCTCAATAGACCTTTTTCCTTTACCAGTTACAATCAGTATATCATCTATTCCGGAGGCCACGGCCTCTTCCACCACATACTGGATAGTTGGTTTGTCAAATACTGGTAACATTTCTTTAGGCTGGGCTTTGGTAGCTGGTAAAAATCGAGTACCTAGGCCTGCTGCGGGTATAACTGCTTTCATTGTAGTCACTCATCACATGTAAAATATATTATTGTTAATTTTTTTAGTATTTTCTGAAGTTTTTTGAGCATGAGGATAGTAAATATAGCTTGAGATTATTTTAATTCTTTTGTTTTCTTCAGCTAATGTAAAATTTCCCACCCAGTCTGTGGCGGGTCCAATAATAATAAATGTTCCAGAGAAATTTTGACCATTATTGGAGAAATTTCCTCCACCAGTCCAGGCAGCACACTTCATAGTGTAAACTCCTGAAAATTCTGTGCTAAACATGGCCTTTTTAAGATCCTTTGATAATAGTGCAGAAATGGTGTTATAGTTTATTTTAATGAAATTAAGGTGGCCTTGACCAGACAATCCATTTTTATCATAACAAACTTGAGTTCCATTGATTTCATGAAGATCAAAAAACTGAGCTCCTGGTAAATCAATTTTGAAATTAAAATCTTTTCCCTTACCATAAATAGAATAAAAACCTGCTATGGAACCACTATCCGAAGAAATAGGGGGTAACCACACGTCAGCAGTATAATTATAAGGTATTTGATCAAAAATAGCTCCTTGAACAGCACCAGTGGAATAATCTAATATAAAAATACCACTCGCACATAAAACAATTACTAAAAAAATTAAATACTTACGAGACATTAATTTCACCAACGAAAATAAAAAATAAAAAGAAGAAGAAAAATTATACTATCCGGGCAGGTAAACTACATAAAGCCGGTATTTGAGTAAATACAATGGAAACAGACCCATCAGCATTAACTGTTAAAAGTTCTTCTTCATATACTAACTCATTAAAGAGACTTATGCCATCCAAATTGTCATTTTGTTCGACTTCAGATATAGAATTCCCAATAATCACAGTATTATCTGTAAGGTTATTTGGAAGTTTAGCTACCGTCAGATTATTTAGCAAAACATCAGACAAATTGTTATTGGTTAATGGATTTATAGTATTTGACCATCCTTCCATTTTAAGATTTAAATCTTGATTTGTTGTACTAGCACTATCGTAAAGACCTTTCCATCCTACAATTCTAATAGTAGTCCCTGCTGGAAGTTTTTCATTGCCATAGCCTAATAAT includes:
- a CDS encoding metalloregulator ArsR/SmtB family transcription factor — translated: MLRINSEYTCDISEELEELFKALGNINRLLLIYSLASGEIEAVNVSEMARMMGLTQPAASQHLKVLKTAKILNAEKQGNQIYYTFNQEALIKHKIKVDFLFGCVLTKCDCLEKKRNK
- the galU gene encoding UTP--glucose-1-phosphate uridylyltransferase GalU — protein: MKAVIPAAGLGTRFLPATKAQPKEMLPVFDKPTIQYVVEEAVASGIDDILIVTGKGKRSIEDHFDRSFELEYILKENDKDEYLREVEAISELADIYYVRQKEQKGLGDAIYCARKHIDGEPFAVLLGDTITRSEVPCTKQLMDVYEKYGSSAIAVEEVPVDKVERYGIIKGQEKDENLYLIEDMVEKPAVDEAPSNLAIMGRYVLDSKIFDHIDDVPPGFGGEIQLTDAMRLLDDIYGYVFQGKTYDIGNKVEWLKTSLEFAFEQPEAKKELTEYLNDLLGCN
- a CDS encoding DUF4012 domain-containing protein — protein: MRTILKVFLLLMLVVASGATALFYGLNQTTEFNGSYKILLLAVDTTENQGTEGLGACDMAYVLNIVNGSVKDITPIYPGGMTSPTYTEPSQLGSGMLLLHDSLYGVNTTFGAERAQEIVEYNKGIKTNAVVMITPDAVDALLTAVGPIEVNGAPMSVNDSLGYIRDMTETDSSTQNRGNATSALMEPVLKAAKSNPATYISLAKVAIEQYNKGNIRVVPASLITKFTVSMGLNSLLGR
- the galE gene encoding UDP-glucose 4-epimerase GalE, which codes for MILVVGGAGYIGSHVNKVLHENGEETLVLDNLSYGHEEFVKWGKFVKGDLSNTELLTNIFEKYTIDAVMHFAAFTYVGESVEDPQKYYVNNLKNTLDLLDVMKEFNVNKFIFSSTCAVYGEPQKLPLSEDHPLNPMSPYGNSKLMVEKILEDYSKAYDLNYVSLRYFNAAGADPSSEIGEWHNPETHLIPLVLDAASGRRESVSIYGTDYPTPDGTCIRDYIHVLDLAQAHYKALKYLNEKNKSQVFNLGNGNGFSVKEVIQACQEVTGNQIKVIEDELRPGDPPILVGSSKKAYEVLGWNPQWTDLHDIISTAWDWYQKLYINNDNL
- the lon gene encoding endopeptidase La, whose translation is MRELNLKDELSVLVIPDMVLLHETDMNLKIGKQIGSEIYNRVSKDDFYGIALAVKEGINRSVYSESDFYRTGTLVKILNAKEMRDFYHLKVEIIERVEIDEMMSEGRNYRATYHLSPDIDDLDEENKKETLKHIRYIVSEISENFKGSQAYVEKISKLNDLNQALAYVFPYLHLSLPQKQDLLEIRSLKEKSLKFLDILIEQKESLKYQMEMASRVNDEMNKKHREVMLKEQLKAIQDELNDSNGEGNKKDYREQIEAANMPEEVKEVALEEVAKLERQGPHSSEENVIRNYLDLLVALPWGDTEIKEIDIEAARKILDDQHYGLDKVKDRIIQHLTVMKLKQNKQGSILLLVGPPGTGKTSLGKSIAEALERKYVRISLGGVKDESEIRGHRRTYLGALPGRIVQGMKRAGERNPVFILDEVDKLMPSYSGDPASALLEVLDPEQNNTFSDHYLEVPYDLSDVFFIATANSLRDIPGPLRDRMEIIEIGSYTSHEKYHIGKNHVMAEVLEEHGLDENQLQITDEALKTIIEKYTREAGVRGLKRQLSAVARVASEKVVSGKDELPYVVTEDMLYDVLGHELTQYHQAGKINPPGVVTGLAWTPVGGDILFIEGAFMPGKGKLTLTGQLGDVMKESAKISQSLIRSRLAINLKAVEFDKKDLHIHVPSGAIPKDGPSAGVALLTTIASLVTNHEVDPKLAMTGEISLRGAVLPVGGIKEKVLAAHRAGINRIILPIDNKKDLDDVPDDVKAEIEFILVETVEDVIRETIDIELPKPLMLEMNTGSITGGAGV
- a CDS encoding tetratricopeptide repeat protein, which encodes MARRKAQRELEKGIGLKDKGEFFDALQHMQNALEIFSDAGNAEKTADTLLEMGKTYCQMGENDFAQESYYNSLELYKDTEDLIGEGYAYVGMAEIQEKRNRYDEARNTYHKAIKKFKKAGDSEKEAKVISHLASTLEAQGAYHDAIYEHERSLEINKKEKDLASELYNYGRILKLKNKIKANRPTSSEFLILIGYLGLLILGELFTTYFDMKIGLLIHFSVLAALLVQSSLTPSYTYATLLRSMMVLPIIRIIGLTMPLMNIPTLYLFPIIAIPLFASSIALMKIQGINRKRVGLIGGNLKVQLIIALTGPFLGFIEYNILHPLPLIHTFDVTNLLFGVIILTISTGLAEELLFRGIVQKNAEDVLGMALGLLYTALLFTSLHIGWNSLTDLIFVFCVAIFYGYSFQKTRSILGITISHGLSNSVLFLVMPFLIF